A genome region from Solanum pennellii chromosome 12, SPENNV200 includes the following:
- the LOC107006662 gene encoding nudix hydrolase 18, mitochondrial-like, with protein sequence MQIKKSFSMNSRTGRDLQRYNRGCRQVVGCIPYRSIKRDPSSCVQQGSSTPVDDLEFLLISSQKNPRMMFPKGGWEIDESLEEAASRETFEEAGVVGEVQVQEYLGTWSFKSKSQGTFHEGHMFPLRVTEELDDWPEKSVRRRLWVKFSEAREVCWHPWMKEALDVFASKMSKRKEGTQMYHFKENTVVCCS encoded by the exons ATGCAAATCAAGAAATCTTTCTCTATGAATTCACGCACAGGAAGAGACTTACAAAGATACAATCGTGGTTGTCGTCAAGTTGTTGG ATGTATTCCATATAGAAGCATAAAAAGGGACCCATCATCATGTGTTCAACAGGGTAGTAGTACCCCTGTTGATGATTTGGAATTTTTATTGATTAGCTCACAGAAAAATCCAAGAATGATGTTCCCTAAG GGTGGTTGGGAAATTGATGAATCATTGGAAGAAGCAGCTTCAAGAGAGACTTTTGAAGAAGCTGGTGTTGTTGGTGAAGTTCAAGTTCAG GAATATTTAGGTACATGGAGTTTCAAAAGCAAAAGCCAAGGCACATTTCACGAGGGGCACATGTTTCCTCTGCGTGTAACTGAGGAACTAGACGATTGGCCTGAGAAAAGTGTCCGTCGACGTTTATGG GTGAAGTTTAGTGAAGCAAGAGAAGTATGTTGGCATCCATGGATGAAAGAAGCATTGGATGTGTTTGCTTCAAAGATGTCAAAGAGAAAAGAAGGAACACAAATGTATCATTTCAAGGAAAACACTGTAGTCTGCTGTAGTTAA